A region of Curvibacter sp. AEP1-3 DNA encodes the following proteins:
- a CDS encoding FAD-dependent monooxygenase — protein MEDNMVIVGGGIGGLAAALACGRHGAFGPQGQGLRLVEQAPAFGEVGAGVQLGPNVTRILHGWGLQQAVADVAAFPDRLEVRSALSGQLLGTLPLGERALAVYGAPYATIARQDLHALLREAVESLGGIDIDLNTRIASVAPVGEQVQVLTHDGRELDASGVLGADGVWSALRRQLVDDGAPRVTGHLAFRAMVPQSDLPAGVRSQVVTAWMGPHFHAVQYPVRRGEWLNVVVIVHGSVVGDPSVWDHSANAGELRVRLANAGGPLLDLVHAIDDWRLWALSDRPPMRSAQEMALGRLALLGDAAHPMRPYLAQGAGMAIEDAQQLSLSLRAHAGDVPAGFNHYAAARWQRNARVQARAIRNGEIFHLQGPMRVARDVSMKLLGDKLLDLPWLYGYNAA, from the coding sequence ATGGAAGACAACATGGTCATCGTGGGTGGGGGCATAGGCGGCTTGGCAGCGGCGTTGGCGTGCGGCCGGCACGGGGCTTTCGGCCCACAAGGCCAAGGCCTGCGGCTCGTCGAGCAGGCTCCCGCATTCGGTGAAGTAGGCGCCGGTGTGCAGCTCGGCCCCAATGTGACCCGCATCCTCCACGGCTGGGGTCTGCAGCAGGCGGTGGCAGACGTCGCCGCTTTTCCGGACAGGCTGGAAGTGCGCAGTGCCCTCAGCGGCCAATTGCTGGGTACCTTGCCCTTGGGCGAAAGGGCCCTGGCCGTCTATGGCGCACCCTACGCCACCATTGCAAGGCAGGATTTGCACGCTCTTTTGCGCGAGGCCGTGGAGTCCCTTGGAGGTATCGACATCGACCTCAACACCCGGATTGCCAGTGTGGCCCCCGTGGGCGAGCAGGTGCAGGTGCTCACCCATGACGGCCGCGAGCTGGATGCGAGCGGCGTGCTTGGTGCCGATGGCGTGTGGAGTGCACTGCGTCGCCAGCTGGTGGATGACGGTGCGCCGCGCGTCACCGGCCATCTGGCATTCCGGGCCATGGTGCCGCAGAGTGATTTACCCGCTGGTGTTCGCTCGCAGGTAGTCACTGCGTGGATGGGGCCGCACTTCCATGCCGTGCAATACCCGGTGCGCCGTGGCGAATGGCTGAACGTGGTCGTCATCGTGCACGGTTCGGTAGTGGGCGACCCATCGGTGTGGGACCACAGTGCCAACGCCGGCGAGCTGCGTGTTCGGCTGGCAAATGCCGGTGGCCCCTTGCTGGACCTGGTGCATGCGATTGACGATTGGCGCCTCTGGGCCCTGAGTGACCGTCCGCCGATGCGCAGCGCGCAAGAAATGGCGCTGGGCCGGCTCGCCCTCCTGGGGGATGCAGCGCACCCCATGCGCCCCTACCTGGCCCAGGGCGCAGGCATGGCCATTGAAGATGCGCAGCAACTCAGCTTGTCACTGCGAGCCCACGCGGGCGATGTGCCCGCAGGATTCAACCATTACGCTGCGGCGCGTTGGCAGCGCAATGCACGGGTGCAAGCCCGTGCCATCCGCAATGGCGAGATTTTTCACCTTCAGGGACCCATGCGTGTAGCACGCGATGTATCGATGAAGTTGCTGGGCGACAAGCTGTTGGATTTGCCTTGGCTGTATGGCTACAACGCAGCCTGA